The following are encoded in a window of Streptococcus pasteurianus genomic DNA:
- a CDS encoding conjugal transfer protein: MKKIRSYTSIWSVEKVLYSINDFRLPFPITFTQMTWFVVSLFAVMILGNLPPLSMIEGAFLKYFGIPVAFTWFMSTKTFDGKKPYGFLKSVIAYALRPKLTYAGKKVTLGRNQPQEAITAVRSEFYGISN, translated from the coding sequence ATGAAGAAAATACGAAGCTATACCAGTATCTGGTCTGTGGAAAAGGTACTGTATTCTATCAATGATTTTAGACTTCCGTTTCCCATAACCTTTACGCAAATGACATGGTTTGTCGTGTCACTCTTTGCAGTGATGATACTTGGCAACTTGCCCCCTCTTTCCATGATAGAGGGAGCATTTCTCAAATACTTTGGGATTCCTGTGGCTTTCACATGGTTTATGTCTACAAAAACTTTTGATGGTAAAAAGCCTTATGGATTTTTGAAGTCTGTCATTGCTTATGCACTGCGACCAAAGCTGACCTATGCAGGAAAAAAAGTAACGCTTGGCAGAAACCAGCCACAAGAAGCCATTACAGCAGTTAGGAGTGAATTTTATGGCATATCCAATTAA
- the tcpF gene encoding conjugal transfer ATPase TcpF, which produces MAYPIKYIENNLVWNKDGECYAYYELVPYNYSFLSPEQKIQVHDSFRQLIAQNRDGKIHALQISTESSIRSAQERSKNEVTGKLKAVAYDKIDQQTDALISMIGENQVNYRFFIGFKLLLNDQEFSMKSLTVEAKNALSDFVYDVNHKLMGDFVSMSNDEILRFQKMEKLLENKISRRFKIRRLDKDDFGYLIEHLYGQTGTAYEEYEYHLSKKKLDNETLIKYYDLIKPTRCLVEEKQRYLKIQQEDETVYVAYFTINSIVGELDFPSSEIFYYQQQQFTFPIDTSMNVEIVANRKALSTVRNKKKELKDLDNHAWQSDNETSSNVAEALESVNELETNLDQSKESMYKLSYVVRVSANDLDELKRRCNEVKDFYDDLSVKLVRPFGDMLGLHEEFLPASKRYMNDYIQYVTSDFLAGLGFGATQMLGENEGIYVGYSLDTGRNVYLKPALASQGVKGSVTNALASAFVGSLGGGKSFANNLIVYYAVLYGAQAVIVDPKAERGRWKETLPEISHEINIVTLTSDEKNKGLLDPYVIMKNPKDSESLAIDILTFLTGISSRDGERFPILRKAIRAVTNSEVRGLMKVIEELRVENTPLSTSIADHIESFTDYDFAHLLFSNGYVEQSISLEKQLNIIQVADLVLPDKETSFEEYTTMELLSVAMLIVISTFALDFIHTDRSIFKIVDLDEAWSFLQVAQGKTLSMKLVRAGRAMNAGVYFVTQNTDDLLDEKLKNNLGLKFAFRSTDLNEIKKTLAFFGVDPEDENNQKRLRDLENGQCLISDLYGRVGVIQFHPVFEELLHAFDTRPPVRKEV; this is translated from the coding sequence ATGGCATATCCAATTAAATACATTGAAAACAATCTCGTCTGGAATAAAGACGGGGAATGTTATGCTTACTATGAGCTTGTTCCTTACAATTACTCATTTCTAAGTCCAGAACAGAAAATACAAGTGCATGATTCTTTCAGACAGCTTATCGCACAAAATCGTGATGGCAAAATTCATGCTTTACAAATCAGTACAGAATCCAGCATACGTTCTGCACAAGAGCGTTCCAAAAATGAAGTCACTGGCAAGCTCAAAGCGGTTGCCTATGACAAAATCGACCAACAGACAGACGCTTTAATATCCATGATTGGCGAAAATCAAGTGAACTACCGTTTCTTTATCGGCTTTAAGTTGCTTCTCAACGATCAGGAGTTTTCTATGAAAAGTCTTACCGTTGAAGCAAAAAATGCTTTGTCTGATTTTGTCTATGATGTGAACCATAAGCTGATGGGCGATTTTGTTAGTATGAGTAATGATGAAATCCTGCGTTTTCAGAAGATGGAAAAGCTCTTAGAAAATAAAATCTCTCGTCGTTTCAAAATCCGCAGGTTAGATAAGGACGACTTCGGCTATCTGATTGAACACCTTTACGGACAGACAGGCACTGCCTATGAAGAGTATGAGTACCATCTATCAAAGAAAAAGCTGGATAATGAAACGCTGATTAAATACTATGACTTGATTAAGCCTACTCGCTGTTTGGTGGAAGAAAAACAGCGATATTTGAAAATCCAGCAGGAAGATGAAACCGTCTATGTAGCTTACTTTACCATTAACAGCATTGTCGGAGAACTGGACTTCCCGTCCTCTGAAATCTTCTACTACCAGCAACAGCAATTTACATTCCCGATTGATACGTCAATGAATGTGGAAATTGTAGCGAATCGTAAAGCCCTATCTACTGTCCGCAATAAAAAGAAAGAACTGAAAGACTTGGATAACCACGCTTGGCAAAGTGATAATGAAACCAGCTCCAATGTGGCGGAAGCTCTGGAAAGTGTGAATGAGCTGGAAACCAATTTAGACCAAAGCAAGGAATCTATGTACAAGCTGTCTTATGTGGTAAGGGTATCAGCAAATGATCTTGACGAACTCAAACGTCGTTGTAATGAAGTGAAAGATTTTTATGACGATTTAAGCGTAAAACTGGTACGACCATTTGGGGATATGCTCGGCTTACATGAAGAATTTTTACCTGCCAGCAAGCGTTATATGAATGATTATATTCAATACGTGACCTCTGATTTCCTCGCTGGTTTAGGTTTTGGTGCTACTCAAATGCTGGGGGAAAATGAGGGGATTTATGTTGGCTACAGCTTAGATACTGGACGCAATGTCTATCTGAAACCTGCTCTTGCCAGTCAAGGGGTTAAGGGTTCAGTAACCAATGCGTTAGCGTCGGCTTTTGTTGGTTCGCTGGGTGGTGGTAAATCCTTTGCGAATAACCTTATCGTCTATTATGCGGTGCTTTATGGGGCACAAGCAGTGATTGTAGACCCAAAAGCAGAACGTGGCAGATGGAAAGAAACCTTGCCAGAGATTTCCCATGAAATCAATATCGTCACTCTGACTTCTGATGAGAAAAACAAAGGCTTACTTGACCCTTATGTGATTATGAAAAATCCCAAAGATTCTGAATCACTGGCTATTGATATTCTGACATTCCTTACGGGGATTTCCTCTCGTGATGGGGAACGCTTCCCAATCCTTAGAAAAGCCATTCGTGCAGTAACCAATAGTGAAGTACGAGGGTTGATGAAAGTGATTGAGGAATTACGGGTTGAGAATACGCCACTAAGTACCAGTATAGCCGACCATATCGAAAGTTTTACAGACTATGACTTTGCACATTTATTATTCAGTAATGGTTATGTGGAGCAGTCTATCAGCTTAGAAAAACAACTGAACATTATACAGGTTGCGGACTTGGTACTTCCCGACAAGGAAACTTCCTTTGAGGAATATACCACTATGGAGCTTTTATCCGTTGCTATGCTGATTGTCATTAGTACCTTTGCTTTAGACTTTATCCATACAGACCGAAGCATTTTCAAGATTGTAGATTTAGACGAAGCATGGAGCTTTTTACAGGTAGCACAAGGAAAAACACTATCTATGAAGCTGGTTCGGGCTGGTCGTGCTATGAACGCTGGGGTATATTTCGTGACCCAAAATACAGACGACCTCTTAGATGAAAAACTGAAAAATAACCTCGGCTTAAAATTTGCATTTCGTTCCACTGACCTTAACGAGATTAAAAAGACCTTAGCCTTTTTTGGTGTAGACCCAGAGGACGAAAACAATCAGAAGCGATTGCGTGATTTGGAAAACGGGCAATGCCTTATCAGTGATTTATATGGTCGTGTCGGTGTGATACAGTTCCACCCTGTATTTGAAGAACTGCTCCATGCCTTTGATACCAGACCACCTGTGCGAAAAGAGGTGTAA
- a CDS encoding PadR family transcriptional regulator — MYFPTSATVIEFLILAIVDKDDSYGYAISQTIKQIANIKESTLYPILKKLEKAGYLTTYQQAYQGRKRKYYAITAAGKEQLTFLKKEWQQYKEKVDEIIEGRLEDDKS, encoded by the coding sequence ATGTATTTTCCAACTTCGGCCACTGTCATCGAATTCCTCATTTTAGCCATTGTTGACAAAGATGACTCTTATGGTTATGCCATCAGCCAAACCATTAAGCAAATTGCTAACATCAAAGAATCCACCTTATATCCAATTTTAAAAAAACTGGAAAAAGCTGGCTATTTAACCACTTATCAACAAGCCTACCAAGGACGTAAACGAAAATATTATGCTATCACAGCAGCTGGCAAAGAACAGTTGACCTTTCTCAAAAAAGAATGGCAACAGTACAAAGAAAAAGTCGATGAGATTATTGAAGGGAGATTAGAGGATGACAAAAGTTGA
- a CDS encoding FtsK/SpoIIIE domain-containing protein produces MWNKGHRIRASDKHLVYHFSIGMLLFIFVTVLLLLNMKQLMCTDWEHFSLLENGLTLSPYNFITIGIATGVCALVAFGYYRFCYDGFKKLLHRQKLARMILENKWYEADTVQDSGFFTDLQSRSREKIVWFPKIYYQMEKGLLHIRCEITLGKYQDQLLRLEDKLESGLYCELTDKTLHDGYIEYTLLYDMIANRITIDEVRAENGCLKLMKNLVWEYDALPHALIAGGTGGGKTYFLLTLIEALLHTNAVLYILDPKNSDLADLGTVMPNVYHTKEEMIDCVNAFYEGMVQRSEEMKRHPNYKTGENYAYLGLPPCFLIFDEYVAFFEMLGTKESVSLLSQLKKIVMLGRQAGYFLIVACQRPDAKYFSDGIRDNFNFRVGLGRISELGYGMLFGSDVKKQFFQKRIKGRGYCDVGTSVISEFYTPLVPKGHDFLQTIGRLAQERQAMPEQQGKEDVIE; encoded by the coding sequence ATTTGGAACAAAGGACACCGTATCAGAGCCAGCGACAAGCACCTTGTCTACCACTTTTCCATAGGAATGCTTCTGTTTATATTCGTGACGGTTCTCCTGTTACTGAATATGAAACAGCTCATGTGTACCGATTGGGAGCATTTCAGCTTGTTAGAGAACGGCTTGACGCTTTCCCCTTACAACTTCATAACCATAGGGATAGCGACTGGTGTTTGTGCATTGGTCGCTTTTGGGTATTACCGCTTCTGTTACGACGGTTTCAAGAAGCTCCTGCACCGTCAAAAGCTGGCAAGAATGATACTGGAAAATAAGTGGTATGAAGCCGATACCGTACAAGACAGCGGTTTTTTTACTGACCTGCAAAGCAGATCAAGGGAAAAAATCGTCTGGTTTCCGAAGATTTATTATCAAATGGAAAAGGGACTGCTTCATATCCGCTGTGAAATCACGCTGGGAAAATATCAAGACCAGCTTTTACGGTTAGAGGATAAGTTGGAAAGTGGTTTATATTGTGAGCTGACCGACAAGACTTTGCATGACGGCTATATCGAATATACCCTGCTTTATGATATGATAGCAAACCGCATTACCATTGATGAAGTACGGGCAGAAAACGGCTGTTTAAAGCTGATGAAAAATCTTGTCTGGGAATATGACGCACTCCCTCACGCTCTGATTGCTGGTGGAACTGGTGGCGGTAAAACCTATTTTCTGCTGACGCTCATTGAAGCCTTACTGCATACCAACGCTGTCCTTTACATCTTAGACCCGAAGAATAGCGACCTTGCGGACTTAGGAACGGTCATGCCAAACGTCTACCATACCAAAGAAGAAATGATAGATTGCGTCAATGCCTTTTATGAGGGCATGGTACAGCGAAGCGAGGAAATGAAACGACACCCGAACTATAAGACGGGTGAAAACTACGCCTATCTGGGACTGCCACCCTGCTTTCTTATCTTTGATGAATATGTGGCGTTTTTTGAAATGCTGGGGACGAAAGAAAGCGTGAGTTTACTTAGCCAGTTAAAGAAAATCGTTATGTTAGGGCGACAAGCAGGTTATTTCCTTATTGTTGCCTGCCAGCGTCCAGACGCAAAGTATTTCTCGGACGGTATCAGAGATAACTTCAATTTCCGTGTGGGGCTTGGTCGTATCAGCGAATTAGGCTACGGTATGCTGTTCGGTTCAGATGTGAAAAAGCAGTTTTTTCAGAAGCGTATCAAGGGGCGTGGCTATTGTGATGTGGGAACAAGTGTTATCAGCGAATTTTACACGCCTTTAGTCCCGAAAGGACATGATTTTTTACAAACTATCGGCAGGCTTGCACAAGAAAGACAAGCTATGCCAGAACAACAAGGAAAGGAAGATGTGATTGAATAA
- a CDS encoding SrtB-anchored collagen-binding adhesin — protein sequence MKKILKRLCTGFLALATVVTALPSTPVHAESKQYWTESAERVGIIEKVMNDGSIGSTFNEGYMKVEGETAYCIDINTDFKNGYKTRTDASTRMSADQISDVALSLEYVKQYGEAHKELNYKQVYLLEQCVVWQRLSVHLGWQCDNVRASYDEIPKATQDEVFAGAKAFVKENKGRYKCGGYIYSGEGQELGQFWAKLNVGNAKLQKVSSNTSITDGNGNYSIAGATYGVFSDKDCTKQLATLTTDENGNTDVIEVTAGTVYIKELSAPAGYNVDKTVYPLTIKAGETATLKVSDTPKVTDTLIELFKIDMETQKDNPQGNASLAGAEFTWKYYAGFYNKDNLPAEATRTWVTKTIAETDSDGITHYITKLADAYKVSGDSFYMQDGKAVLPLGTLTVEETKAPNGYLLDGAYMQTGDKSEQIKGLYVTQITGDGDLAVLSGSNQFSVSDKVIRGGVKIQKRDLETGDTKPQGSATLKDTAFDIISLNDNSVLVEGKLYKKNEVVKTIRTDIEGIASTSADLLPYGKFRIVESEAPNGYLTDGAKPIDFVITENGKIVDLTDEAHSIYNQIKRGDIEGVKIGAGTHKRLADVPFRITSKTTGESHVVVTDDNGQFSTSADWASHKHNTNAGKTSEDGVWFGTSEPDDSKGALPYDTYIIEELRSDSNKGFELIPPFEIVVSRNNLVIDLGTLTDEYEKEISIHTTATSKDGEKTILAGKEVTIVDTVKLDGLKKGTKYQLKGWQMLKEENAELIIDGKRVENDYTFVADEEEMKVEISYTFNASALGGKNLVTFEELYDLSNPDEPVKVAEHKDIEDDGQTVLITERIIKIHTTATDKDGNKELEAGKEVTIIDTVTLEGLEVGTQYKLVGWQMLKEENAELLINGKRVESDYTFTADSETMKVEVAFTFDATSLDGKQLVTFEELYDLSNPDEPKKVTEHKDIEDKGQTITFKEKPEEPEKPETPPTPEKPNRPSDSPKTGDSTNVMAFIVMLLASVGGLAGTYLYKRRKMKKS from the coding sequence ATGAAAAAGATATTAAAGCGATTGTGTACGGGCTTCTTAGCTCTTGCAACTGTCGTTACTGCTTTACCGAGTACACCCGTTCATGCAGAAAGCAAGCAATACTGGACGGAAAGTGCGGAGCGTGTCGGTATCATTGAAAAAGTAATGAATGACGGTTCTATCGGTTCGACATTCAATGAGGGCTATATGAAAGTCGAGGGCGAAACTGCCTATTGTATTGACATCAATACAGATTTTAAGAACGGTTACAAGACCAGAACTGACGCAAGCACCCGTATGAGTGCCGACCAGATTTCAGATGTGGCGTTATCCTTAGAATATGTCAAACAGTATGGCGAAGCTCACAAGGAATTGAATTATAAACAAGTTTATCTGTTGGAACAATGTGTCGTCTGGCAGAGATTGAGCGTACATCTTGGCTGGCAATGTGATAACGTGCGAGCTTCTTATGATGAAATTCCAAAGGCTACGCAGGACGAGGTTTTCGCTGGGGCAAAAGCCTTTGTCAAAGAGAATAAAGGACGCTATAAATGTGGCGGTTATATCTACTCTGGCGAGGGGCAGGAATTGGGGCAATTCTGGGCGAAATTAAATGTCGGAAATGCAAAACTGCAAAAGGTTTCCAGTAATACCAGCATTACAGACGGTAACGGGAATTACTCAATCGCTGGTGCAACATACGGTGTCTTTTCTGATAAGGACTGCACAAAACAGCTTGCCACCCTTACGACTGATGAAAATGGAAATACAGATGTTATAGAGGTAACGGCTGGCACAGTCTATATCAAGGAATTATCCGCACCAGCAGGATATAATGTGGATAAAACTGTCTATCCATTGACAATCAAAGCTGGCGAAACAGCAACCTTAAAAGTATCAGATACGCCAAAAGTAACGGACACTTTGATTGAGCTTTTCAAGATTGACATGGAAACACAGAAAGACAATCCGCAGGGGAACGCTTCTCTAGCAGGTGCGGAATTTACATGGAAGTATTATGCTGGCTTCTATAACAAAGACAATCTCCCTGCCGAAGCTACTCGTACATGGGTTACAAAGACAATCGCTGAAACTGACAGCGACGGGATAACCCACTACATCACAAAATTAGCGGACGCATACAAGGTATCTGGCGACAGTTTCTATATGCAGGATGGTAAAGCCGTTCTTCCTTTAGGAACACTAACCGTAGAGGAAACGAAAGCTCCAAACGGCTACTTGTTAGACGGTGCATATATGCAGACTGGCGATAAGTCCGAACAGATTAAGGGCTTATATGTAACACAGATTACCGGGGACGGCGACCTTGCCGTACTATCTGGAAGTAACCAGTTTTCTGTATCAGACAAGGTTATCCGTGGCGGTGTGAAAATTCAGAAACGAGATTTAGAAACGGGCGATACGAAGCCACAAGGAAGTGCCACTTTGAAAGATACTGCTTTTGACATCATTTCCTTAAATGATAATTCTGTCTTGGTTGAGGGCAAGCTATACAAGAAAAATGAAGTGGTAAAGACAATTCGTACAGATATTGAGGGTATCGCTTCTACTTCTGCTGACCTCTTGCCTTATGGAAAATTCCGTATCGTTGAAAGTGAAGCTCCCAACGGTTACTTAACTGACGGTGCAAAACCGATTGATTTTGTAATCACAGAAAATGGAAAAATCGTGGACTTAACCGACGAAGCCCATTCTATCTACAATCAGATTAAGCGTGGAGATATTGAGGGCGTGAAAATCGGTGCAGGCACACATAAGCGTCTTGCTGATGTTCCCTTTAGGATCACAAGCAAGACGACGGGCGAAAGTCATGTTGTGGTAACTGATGATAACGGGCAATTCTCCACTTCTGCTGACTGGGCTTCCCATAAGCATAATACCAACGCAGGCAAGACCAGCGAGGACGGTGTGTGGTTTGGAACTTCTGAACCAGACGACAGCAAAGGGGCGTTGCCTTATGATACTTACATCATTGAAGAATTACGCTCTGACAGCAACAAAGGTTTTGAACTTATCCCACCTTTTGAAATCGTGGTATCAAGAAATAACCTTGTGATTGACTTAGGGACTTTGACTGATGAATACGAAAAAGAAATCTCTATCCATACCACAGCGACCAGCAAAGACGGCGAAAAGACTATCCTTGCAGGAAAAGAGGTAACAATCGTTGATACAGTCAAATTAGACGGGCTTAAAAAAGGTACAAAGTATCAGCTCAAAGGCTGGCAGATGTTAAAAGAAGAAAATGCCGAGCTTATCATTGACGGGAAACGTGTAGAAAATGATTATACCTTTGTCGCTGACGAGGAAGAAATGAAAGTGGAAATTTCCTATACATTCAATGCGTCTGCTTTAGGTGGCAAGAACCTTGTTACCTTTGAAGAATTGTATGATTTAAGCAATCCAGACGAACCCGTAAAAGTTGCGGAGCATAAAGACATTGAGGACGACGGGCAGACGGTACTTATCACAGAGCGTATTATCAAGATACATACGACTGCTACCGACAAAGACGGTAACAAAGAGCTTGAAGCTGGAAAAGAGGTAACAATCATTGATACCGTAACTTTAGAGGGCTTAGAAGTCGGTACACAATACAAACTTGTGGGCTGGCAGATGTTGAAAGAAGAAAATGCAGAGCTTCTTATCAATGGAAAGCGTGTGGAAAGTGATTACACTTTTACTGCTGACAGCGAAACTATGAAAGTCGAAGTTGCTTTTACGTTTGACGCTACTTCTCTTGACGGCAAACAGCTTGTAACTTTTGAAGAATTGTACGATTTAAGCAATCCAGACGAACCAAAGAAAGTTACCGAGCATAAGGATATTGAGGATAAGGGACAGACGATTACCTTTAAGGAAAAGCCAGAAGAACCAGAGAAACCCGAAACTCCACCGACACCAGAAAAGCCTAACAGACCTAGCGACAGTCCCAAAACGGGCGACAGTACAAATGTAATGGCATTTATCGTGATGTTGCTTGCGTCTGTTGGTGGACTGGCTGGAACATATCTTTACAAACGCCGTAAAATGAAAAAATCATAA
- the mobT gene encoding MobT family relaxase, with the protein MEGFLLNEQTWLQHLKEKRLAYGLSQNRLAVATGITRQYLSDIETGKVKPSEDLQQSLWEALERFNPDAPLEMLFDYVRIRFPTTDVQQVVENILQLKLSYFLHEDYGFYSYSEHYALGDIFVLCSHELDKGVLVELKGRGCRQFESYLLAQQRSWYEFFMDVLVAGGVMKRLDLAINDKTGILNIPVLTEKCQQEECISVFRSFKSYRSGELVRKEEKECMGNTLYIGSLQSEVYFCIYEKDYEQYKKNDIPIEDAEVKNRFEIRLKNERAYYAVRDLLVYDNPEHTAFKIINRYIRFVDKDDSKPRSDWKLNEEWAWFIGNNRERLKLTTKPEPYSFQRTLNWLSHQVAPTLKVAIKLDEINQTQVVKDILDHAKLTDRHKQILKQQSVKEQDVITTKK; encoded by the coding sequence TTGGAGGGATTTTTACTGAATGAACAAACTTGGTTACAGCATTTAAAAGAAAAACGCTTGGCTTATGGACTATCTCAAAACCGTTTAGCTGTTGCGACTGGTATTACAAGGCAGTATCTAAGCGATATTGAAACAGGAAAAGTCAAGCCATCAGAGGATTTACAGCAGTCCCTTTGGGAAGCTCTGGAACGCTTCAATCCCGACGCTCCCCTTGAAATGCTGTTTGATTATGTAAGAATTCGCTTTCCGACAACAGACGTACAGCAGGTGGTCGAAAACATCTTACAACTGAAACTGTCCTATTTTCTTCATGAGGACTATGGTTTCTATTCTTATTCAGAGCATTATGCTTTAGGCGACATATTCGTCCTTTGCTCCCATGAACTGGACAAAGGAGTTCTGGTGGAATTGAAAGGTCGTGGGTGCAGACAATTTGAAAGCTATCTTCTGGCACAACAAAGAAGCTGGTATGAGTTCTTTATGGACGTTTTGGTGGCTGGCGGTGTGATGAAACGCCTTGACCTTGCCATTAACGATAAGACAGGGATTTTAAATATCCCTGTACTCACTGAAAAGTGCCAACAGGAAGAATGTATCTCCGTCTTCCGCAGTTTTAAAAGCTATCGCAGTGGCGAACTGGTACGCAAAGAGGAAAAGGAATGTATGGGAAACACCCTCTATATCGGTTCATTACAAAGTGAAGTTTATTTCTGTATCTATGAAAAGGACTACGAGCAGTACAAGAAAAATGATATTCCCATTGAAGACGCAGAAGTAAAAAACCGTTTTGAGATTCGATTGAAAAATGAGCGTGCCTATTATGCAGTCCGTGATTTACTCGTCTATGACAATCCAGAGCATACCGCCTTTAAAATTATCAATCGGTATATCCGTTTTGTAGATAAAGACGATTCCAAACCTCGTTCTGATTGGAAACTGAATGAAGAATGGGCTTGGTTTATTGGGAACAATCGTGAACGATTAAAACTAACCACAAAACCAGAGCCTTACTCCTTCCAAAGGACGCTGAACTGGCTATCTCATCAAGTTGCCCCGACCTTAAAGGTTGCGATTAAACTTGATGAAATCAACCAGACGCAGGTTGTAAAAGACATTCTCGACCATGCGAAACTGACAGACCGACACAAGCAGATTTTGAAGCAACAGTCAGTAAAAGAACAGGACGTGATAACAACAAAAAAATAA
- a CDS encoding antirestriction protein ArdA, with amino-acid sequence MDDMQVYIANLGKYNEGELVGAWFTFPIDFEEVKEKIGLNDEYEEYAIHDYELPFTVDEYTSIGELNRLWEMVSELPEELQSELSALLTHFSSIEELSEHQEDIIIHSDCDDMYDVARYYIEETGALGEVPASLQNYIDYQAYGRDLDLSGTFISTNHGIFEIVY; translated from the coding sequence ATGGACGATATGCAAGTCTATATTGCGAATTTAGGCAAATACAATGAGGGCGAATTGGTCGGTGCGTGGTTTACCTTTCCCATTGACTTTGAGGAAGTCAAAGAGAAAATCGGCTTGAATGATGAATATGAGGAATACGCCATTCATGACTACGAGTTACCCTTTACGGTTGACGAATACACTTCCATTGGCGAACTCAATCGACTATGGGAAATGGTATCGGAATTACCCGAAGAATTACAATCGGAGCTATCTGCTCTGCTCACTCATTTTTCAAGCATTGAAGAACTAAGCGAACATCAAGAGGATATTATCATTCATTCCGATTGTGATGATATGTATGACGTGGCACGCTACTACATTGAAGAAACGGGTGCTTTAGGCGAAGTACCAGCTAGTCTTCAAAACTATATTGATTATCAAGCCTATGGTCGGGATTTAGACCTTTCAGGAACGTTTATCTCAACCAATCATGGGATTTTTGAAATCGTCTATTAA
- a CDS encoding MBL fold metallo-hydrolase codes for MDSWFTVEQIDQDTFVISEYRHWEETHCYLLCGTKRAILIDTGLGVSNIREVIDGLTKLPVTVITTHVHWDHIGGHKYFRSIAVHEAEKEWLSVKFPIPLQVVKNNIMCNPCDFPSDFNVEKYQIFQGVPQMILHDEDCIDLGNRKLVVIHTPGHSPGHCCFYEADRKYLYSGDLIYSGCLDAFYPSTNPQEFWKSVRKIQSLKISRILPGHHHLSIPVTIIDKIETAFHNLSNEGKLKQGNGIFSYEGFQIHI; via the coding sequence ATGGACAGTTGGTTTACCGTCGAACAAATAGACCAAGATACATTCGTCATCAGCGAATACAGACACTGGGAAGAAACACATTGTTATCTATTGTGTGGGACAAAAAGAGCCATTCTGATTGATACAGGTTTAGGTGTTTCCAACATCAGAGAGGTTATTGATGGATTGACGAAACTGCCCGTTACAGTAATCACTACTCATGTTCATTGGGATCATATCGGTGGACATAAATATTTTCGGTCTATTGCAGTTCATGAAGCAGAAAAAGAATGGCTATCGGTCAAATTCCCTATACCTTTGCAAGTGGTAAAAAACAATATTATGTGCAATCCATGTGATTTCCCCTCGGATTTTAATGTAGAGAAATATCAGATTTTTCAAGGGGTTCCGCAAATGATTTTACATGATGAAGATTGTATTGACTTAGGAAACAGAAAGTTGGTAGTTATTCACACGCCCGGTCATTCTCCCGGACATTGTTGTTTCTATGAAGCGGATAGAAAATATCTGTATTCCGGCGATTTGATATATAGCGGTTGCCTTGATGCTTTTTATCCATCAACAAACCCACAAGAATTTTGGAAGTCTGTTAGAAAAATTCAATCTTTAAAGATAAGTCGAATTTTGCCAGGACATCATCATTTATCTATTCCAGTTACTATAATTGACAAGATAGAGACAGCTTTTCACAACTTGTCAAATGAAGGGAAATTAAAACAAGGGAATGGTATTTTCAGCTATGAGGGGTTTCAAATCCATATCTGA
- a CDS encoding YdcP family protein: MRLSNGFVIDKEKTFGELKFTAVRDVFLQNEDGTPSTQLKKRIYDLKCSLHGGIIPVSVPPEVPLREFPYNAVVELVNPVADTVSRKTFGGADVDWYVKAEDIVLKNKGNQNAGNPQNHAPQGQPKK, encoded by the coding sequence ATGAGATTATCAAACGGGTTTGTTATTGACAAAGAGAAAACATTTGGAGAATTAAAGTTTACAGCGGTGCGTGATGTGTTCTTACAGAATGAGGACGGGACACCGAGTACCCAGCTTAAAAAGCGTATCTATGATTTGAAGTGCAGTCTGCATGGTGGAATTATCCCCGTGTCTGTACCGCCAGAAGTACCGCTAAGGGAATTTCCGTACAATGCAGTTGTGGAGCTTGTCAATCCCGTAGCCGATACGGTATCAAGAAAGACGTTTGGTGGTGCAGATGTGGACTGGTATGTAAAGGCAGAGGATATTGTGTTGAAGAATAAAGGCAACCAGAACGCAGGCAATCCACAAAACCATGCACCGCAGGGACAACCGAAAAAATAG
- a CDS encoding YdcP family protein, which translates to MEMKYVVPDMAQSFGTLEFAGESEPVFERDKNNRRVLARRSYNLYSDVQKGENVVVEIPVQAGEKKFKYEQKVKLVNPKLYGRGYAIGDMGHTDYVLVADDIVAVEEK; encoded by the coding sequence ATGGAAATGAAATATGTTGTGCCAGATATGGCACAGTCTTTTGGAACTCTTGAATTTGCAGGCGAAAGCGAGCCAGTCTTTGAAAGAGATAAAAATAATCGCAGGGTCTTAGCCAGACGAAGCTATAACCTTTATTCCGACGTACAGAAAGGCGAAAATGTTGTGGTAGAAATTCCCGTGCAGGCTGGCGAAAAGAAGTTCAAGTATGAGCAGAAAGTAAAACTTGTCAATCCGAAGTTATACGGCAGAGGTTACGCAATCGGGGATATGGGACATACCGATTATGTATTAGTTGCTGATGATATTGTAGCAGTTGAAGAAAAGTAA